Proteins from a genomic interval of Lolium perenne isolate Kyuss_39 chromosome 1, Kyuss_2.0, whole genome shotgun sequence:
- the LOC127297375 gene encoding ribonuclease 3-like protein 2 isoform X2 codes for MFPIAPDTATPLNPSKDLKRPRAEPGMKPGSRKRASLQPDPVPVTLALPGFVADRSEAAARVERLLQYQFHDRSLLEEALTHQSFADAAASYQRLEFVGDAVLGLAFSNFLYLTNPTLGPGALSSLRAANISTEKLARVAVRHDFYPLLRRNCPRLDLMVGQFTESVKQELEDDLGTAPYGGSVVKAPKVLADIVEAIAAAVYVDCTFNLVKLWQVTRFLFEPIITAETIDEQPVSTLHELCQKHGKVAQFKTWQKGGTTVANVFVDGTLVGMGSSEQRVIAKLNAARDAVGKLLGEAKQQVLTTGVGHVSGVEVGELRECKQKLHEQCIMKRWSKPIYKLEKEDGPAHDRKFLYSVQVQAQGHTYVTLGEPFSRVKDAENSGAQEMLKLLSKQVAISGE; via the exons ATGTTCCCGATTGCACCCGACACCGCCACTCCCCTAAACCCCTCCAAGGACCTGAAACGGCCACGCGCAGAACCAGGGATGAAGCCCGGCTCTCGCAAGCGAGCCTCGCTGCAGCCGGATCCCGTCCCCGTCACGCTGGCGCTGCCGGGTTTCGTGGCGGACCGGTCGGAGGCGGCGGCCCGCGTCGAGCGCCTTCTCCAGTACCAGTTCCACGACCGCTCCCTGCTCGAGGAGGCGCTCACGCACCAGTCGTTcgccgacgccgccgcctccTACCAGCGCCTCGAGTTCGTCGGGGACGCCGTGCTCGGCCTCGCCTTCTCCAACTTCCTCTACCTCACCAACCCCACCCTCGGCCCCGGCGCGCTCTCCTCGCTCCGGGCTGCCAATATCTCCACCGAGAAGCTGGCGCGCGTCGCCGTGCGCCACGATTTCTACCCGCTGCTCCGACGCAACTGTCCTCGCCTCGATCTCATG GTAGGACAGTTTACCGAATCAGTGAAACAAGAGTTAGAGGATGACCTTGGCACTGCACCCTATGGTGGCAGCGTTGTTAAGGCCCCCAAGGTTCTTGCTGACATAGTTGAGGCCATTGCTGCTGCTGTCTATGTGGATTGCACATTTAATCTTGTCAAGCTCTGGCAG GTAACAAGGTTCCTCTTTGAGCCAATTATCACGGCAGAAACAATAGATGAGCAGCCTGTGTCTACGTTGCATGAACTGTGCCAGAAGCATGGGAAGGTTGCACAGTTCAAGACATGGCAGAAGGGTGGAACAACAGTTGCAAATGTATTTGTTGATGGGACCCTTGTTGGGATGGGCTCCTCTGAGCAAAGGGTAATTGCTAAGCTCAATGCAGCACGAGATGCAGTAGGCAAGCTTCTTGGTGAAGCCAAGCAGCAAGTGTTGACAACTGGGGTTGGTCATGTATCTGGGGTTGAGGTTGGAGAGCTCAGGGAATGCAAGCAAAAGCTTCATGAGCAGTGCATCATGAAGCGTTGGTCAAAACCTATATATAA GTTAGAGAAGGAAGATGGCCCTGCACATGATAGGAAGTTCCTCTACTCAGTTCAGGTACAGGCCCAAGGCCATACTTACGTAACATTAGGTGAGCCGTTCTCTAGGGTAAAGGATGCAGAGAATTCTGGCGCgcaggagatgctgaaacttctgTCGAAACAGGTGGCGATTTCAGGAGAGTAG
- the LOC127297375 gene encoding ribonuclease 3-like protein 2 isoform X1, with product MFPIAPDTATPLNPSKDLKRPRAEPGMKPGSRKRASLQPDPVPVTLALPGFVADRSEAAARVERLLQYQFHDRSLLEEALTHQSFADAAASYQRLEFVGDAVLGLAFSNFLYLTNPTLGPGALSSLRAANISTEKLARVAVRHDFYPLLRRNCPRLDLMVGQFTESVKQELEDDLGTAPYGGSVVKAPKVLADIVEAIAAAVYVDCTFNLVKLWQVTRFLFEPIITAETIDEQPVSTLHELCQKHGKVAQFKTWQKGGTTVANVFVDGTLVGMGSSEQRVIAKLNAARDAVGKLLGEAKQQVLTTGVGHVSGVEVGELRECKQKLHEQCIMKRWSKPIYKPCMGTGPILLLYQIWARWQTPTLAEMAEEYVVFYSYCASTPRSSTDQGLRGQSRKENSKSVITLS from the exons ATGTTCCCGATTGCACCCGACACCGCCACTCCCCTAAACCCCTCCAAGGACCTGAAACGGCCACGCGCAGAACCAGGGATGAAGCCCGGCTCTCGCAAGCGAGCCTCGCTGCAGCCGGATCCCGTCCCCGTCACGCTGGCGCTGCCGGGTTTCGTGGCGGACCGGTCGGAGGCGGCGGCCCGCGTCGAGCGCCTTCTCCAGTACCAGTTCCACGACCGCTCCCTGCTCGAGGAGGCGCTCACGCACCAGTCGTTcgccgacgccgccgcctccTACCAGCGCCTCGAGTTCGTCGGGGACGCCGTGCTCGGCCTCGCCTTCTCCAACTTCCTCTACCTCACCAACCCCACCCTCGGCCCCGGCGCGCTCTCCTCGCTCCGGGCTGCCAATATCTCCACCGAGAAGCTGGCGCGCGTCGCCGTGCGCCACGATTTCTACCCGCTGCTCCGACGCAACTGTCCTCGCCTCGATCTCATG GTAGGACAGTTTACCGAATCAGTGAAACAAGAGTTAGAGGATGACCTTGGCACTGCACCCTATGGTGGCAGCGTTGTTAAGGCCCCCAAGGTTCTTGCTGACATAGTTGAGGCCATTGCTGCTGCTGTCTATGTGGATTGCACATTTAATCTTGTCAAGCTCTGGCAG GTAACAAGGTTCCTCTTTGAGCCAATTATCACGGCAGAAACAATAGATGAGCAGCCTGTGTCTACGTTGCATGAACTGTGCCAGAAGCATGGGAAGGTTGCACAGTTCAAGACATGGCAGAAGGGTGGAACAACAGTTGCAAATGTATTTGTTGATGGGACCCTTGTTGGGATGGGCTCCTCTGAGCAAAGGGTAATTGCTAAGCTCAATGCAGCACGAGATGCAGTAGGCAAGCTTCTTGGTGAAGCCAAGCAGCAAGTGTTGACAACTGGGGTTGGTCATGTATCTGGGGTTGAGGTTGGAGAGCTCAGGGAATGCAAGCAAAAGCTTCATGAGCAGTGCATCATGAAGCGTTGGTCAAAACCTATATATAA GCCTTGTATGGGAACGGGCCCAATTTTGTTGCTCTACCAAATCTGGGCGCGGTGGCAGACTCCGACACTTGCTGAAATGGCAGaggagtatgtggtgttttatagtTACTGTGCTAGCACCCCGAGATCAAGCACTGATCAAGGCCTACGCGGACAATCACGGAAAGAGAATTCCAAGTCAGTGATAACGCTCTCCTGA